The following are encoded together in the Phaseolus vulgaris cultivar G19833 chromosome 9, P. vulgaris v2.0, whole genome shotgun sequence genome:
- the LOC137821010 gene encoding uncharacterized protein has product MELDKLSKLEQPPLPSAYIRSLVKQLTTSGTKVSVNPKDQNFVVNGGVSHGHNSKHGKVADACRATQSTQPQQHKKQVRRRLHTSRPYQERLLNMAEARREIVTALKFHRAAMKEASEQKQQQQKQTQEQQRRASVSLRPDQDVKFKSRRNQRIYPACTSNFSGYKDDLSYSCLSQPPPSVPKFYTWPSASPITPPHLMAENPNFILPNQTLGLNLNFQDFNNLDATFLLNNSSSSSNSSATSSSPPEELPSLGISQGEGFYSMGDTVESNAATQVTVGLHTAMDDEGMAEIRSLGEQYQMEWNDTMNLVKSACWFKFLKNMENRAPEAKNGDDAYHNFDQLLEFPAWLNESCLEQCSVDYFQDSSLPRMDIGDFDSMDDDWLA; this is encoded by the coding sequence aTGGAATTAGATAAGCTCAGTAAGCTTGAACAACCTCCTCTCCCTAGCGCATACATCCGCAGCCTAGTGAAACAACTAACCACCTCTGGAACAAAAGTCTCCGTGAATCCGAAAGACCAAAATTTTGTTGTGAACGGTGGGGTTTCTCACGGTCATAATTCAAAACATGGAAAAGTTGCAGATGCTTGTCGGGCCACACAGTCCACACAACCTCAACAACATAAAAAACAAGTTAGGAGGAGACTCCACACCAGTAGGCCTTATCAAGAAAGGCTTTTGAATATGGCAGAGGCTCGGAGGGAGATTGTCACTGCCTTGAAATTTCACAGGGCAGCTATGAAAGAAGCAAGCGAACAGAAGCAGCAACAGCAGAAACAGACCCAAGAACAGCAGAGAAGGGCATCAGTATCCCTCCGGCCTGACCAAGATGTAAAATTCAAGTCCAGGCGAAATCAAAGAATTTATCCTGCATGCACGTCCAATTTTTCAGGCTACAAGGATGATTTATCCTATTCATGCTTATCCCAACCTCCTCCTTCGGTTCCAAAATTTTACACCTGGCCTTCTGCTTCCCCAATCACTCCACCACACCTTATGGCTGAAAACCCCAATTTCATACTTCCAAATCAGACTTTGGGATTGAATCTCAACTTTCAAGATTTCAACAACCTAGATGCTACCTTTCTCCTCAATAACTCATCATCATCCTCTAACTCATCTGCAACCTCGTCTTCTCCTCCAGAGGAACTTCCTTCCCTTGGAATATCACAGGGAGAGGGGTTTTATTCAATGGGGGATACTGTTGAATCCAATGCTGCAACACAGGTAACTGTAGGCTTACACACAGCCATGGATGATGAGGGTATGGCAGAGATCAGATCGTTGGGAGAGCAATACCAAATGGAATGGAATGACACCATGAATTTGGTCAAATCAGCTTGTTGGTTCAAGTTCTTGAAAAACATGGAAAATAGGGCACCTGAAGCCAAGAACGGAGATGATGCATACCATAATTTTGACCAACTTCTGGAGTTTCCAGCTTGGTTAAACGAGAGCTGCTTAGAGCAGTGCTCTGTGGATTATTTTCAGGATTCTTCCTTGCCTCG
- the LOC137822015 gene encoding F-box only protein 13-like produces MECNYQCGQSVVSLKRKLPEDGDHVLFNTFSLDDLNEDLFERILSWLPTSTFFRLNSVCKRWKSVADSASFKLACSRISSREPWFLMVAPNLNQSVIFDSSESSWKRLNHPPLLQEESNQNCMPVAASGGLICHRKSSGNFIVSNPVTGSCTELPPLHAPQHQPLNAIVMSTACKDQLSFKIVLVFGELPNLLFKVYDSRSGCWDDEIALRRKTEDNSMEHDSTDDNVVYFLSKAGIVVASNMQRSPSKQYSSVITNKDGQDIVYFLSSSGNVVACNLTCKCFFEYPRLLPVFSEYSIDVVECSGEMLVVLLSEFLETATLRVWRYDEANKGWHQIAAMPAANSHEWYGKKADINCVGAGNQILICLSSPDLCTYVMCDLETNKWVELPKCCINGEVIDFMSAFSFEPRIEASV; encoded by the coding sequence ATGGAATGTAATTATCAGTGTGGCCAAAGTGTTGTAAGCTTGAAGAGAAAGTTGCCAGAAGATGGAGATCATGTACTCTTCAACACCTTTTCTCTGGATGACCTTAATGAAGATCTCTTTGAAAGGATACTTTCATGGCTTCCAACTTCCACATTCTTTCGCCTAAATTCTGTGTGCAAAAGATGGAAATCAGTTGCTGATTCTGCCAGTTTCAAGCTTGCCTGCTCTCGCATTTCCTCGAGGGAGCCTTGGTTTTTAATGGTTGCTCCCAACCTTAATCAATCTGTTATCTTCGATTCTTCTGAGAGCTCTTGGAAGAGACTAAACCACCCACCTCTTCTGCAAGAGGAATCTAACCAAAATTGCATGCCAGTTGCAGCCTCTGGTGGCTTGATTTGCCACCGAAAATCATCTGGAAACTTCATTGTGAGCAACCCCGTGACAGGATCTTGTACAGAACTCCCCCCACTTCATGCCCCACAGCACCAACCTCTCAATGCCATTGTGATGAGCACAGCTTGCAAAGACCAACTCTCCTTCAAAATTGTCTTAGTCTTTGGTGAACTTCCAAATCTCTTGTTTAAAGTCTACGATTCAAGATCTGGCTGTTGGGATGATGAGATTGCTTTGAGGAGAAAGACAGAAGACAATTCAATGGAACATGATTCTACTGATGACAATGTTGTGTACTTCCTCAGCAAGGCTGGAATTGTTGTGGCAAGCAACATGCAGAGAAGCCCCTCTAAGCAGTATTCATCAGTTATTACCAACAAAGATGGGCAAGATATTGTGTATTTTCTTAGCTCCTCAGGAAACGTAGTAGCTTGCAATTTGACTTGCAAGTGCTTCTTTGAGTACCCCAGGCTGTTGCCTGTTTTTAGTGAGTATTCCATTGATGTTGTAGAGTGCAGTGGGGAGATGCTAGTTGTTTTGTTATCAGAGTTCTTGGAAACTGCAACTCTTAGGGTGTGGAGGTATGATGAGGCTAATAAAGGGTGGCATCAGATTGCCGCAATGCCTGCAGCAAATTCTCATGAGTGGTATGGAAAGAAAGCAGATATTAACTGTGTTGGGGCTGGTAACCAAATATTGATATGCTTGAGCTCCCCTGATCTATGCACTTATGTTATGTGTGATTTGGAAACCAACAAGTGGGTTGAATTGCCAAAATGTTGCATAAATGGTGAAGTCATAGACTTTATGTCTGCCTTTTCATTTGAGCCTCGGATAGAGGCTTCTGTATGA
- the LOC137822001 gene encoding ATP-dependent DNA helicase Q-like 3 isoform X4, producing MSREEFEARKPVNGKMTEGVKGLASSAAGFACLVHGRRKQVAPLECVRVLKQVYFYNTGQRHFSSRPFTSYFEQMHRHTCTSSTTKFDSEDGNEVVNNLTRSKLQSRLGVNEKLAMLQWTEENFYKK from the exons ATGAGTAGAGAGGAGTTTGAGGCCCGTAAACCCGTAAACGGGAAAATGACAGAGGGGGTGAAAG GACTGGCTTCATCAGCTGCGGGTTTTGCCTGCCTTG TTCACGGCAGAAGGAAACAAGTAGCACCTCTGGAATGCGTGAGAGTGTTGAAACAAGTTTACTTTTACAACACAGGGCAAAG GCATTTTTCTTCACGTCCTTTTACAAG ttattttgaaCAAATGCACCGACACACATGTACATCTTCAACCACTAAATTTGATTCAGAAG ATGGTAATGAGGTTGTCAACAACCTAACCAGGTCTAAGCTTCAATCCAGATTGGGAGTAAATGAAAAGCTTGCTATGTTACAATGGACAGAAGAAAACttctacaaaaaataa